The stretch of DNA CTGTAAGTGAAAGATTTGTATCTTTGCCCTTTCAAAAAAGGGGCTGAATCGGTTTTTATGGAGGCACAGGATGATTTCAACTAATAATTGAAATTCATTTTGTTGTTTTGATAAATAATTCCGATATTTGCAACCCATTTAATAAAAGACTAATAATTAGCATAATAATACTTTAGAGCAATGTCGAGAGTTTGTGATTTAACCGGAAAAAGCGCCATGAACGGTCACAACGTTTCTAACTCAAACGTTAAAACCAAGCGCAAATTCTATCCTAACCTTCAGTTGAAGAAATTTTATATTCCAGAAGAAGATCGTTGGATTACCTTGAAAGTGTCAACTTCTGCAATTAAAACTATTAACAAAAACGGAATTTCATCTTGTATTCAGAAATTCTTGAAAAAAGGTTACATATAAGATTTTAAAAGAATTTAGGCGATGGCTAAAAAAGGAAACAGAGTACAGGTTATTCTTGAGTGCACAGAGCACAAAGAAAGTGGTATGCCTGGTACTTCAAGATATATTACCACCAAGAACAAGAAAAACACAACTGAGCGTTTAGAATTGAAAAAATTCAATAACATCTTACGTCGTGTTACTGTTCACAAAGAAATTAAGTAATTTCAGTTAACGTTTTAAGGTTTTTGTTGTGATAACAAACTACCTGACAACAGATTACTAACAAAAAGAATTTAAAAAAATGGCTAAGAAAGTAGTTGCAACCCTCAAAACCGGTACAGGTAAAGAATATTCAAAAGTAATTACCATGGTAAGATCACCAAAAACCGGTGCATACAGCTTTAAAGAAGTGGTAGTTCACAACGACCACGTTAAAGACATTATCGCTAACGCTAAATAATATAGCATAAAGTATAATATGGAGCTTCTTTCTACGGAAAGAAGCTTTTTTAGTTTATTAGTAGTCTTAAAGAAAAGTACCGGACGGGAATTATGGATTATCCTGGCTTAATTAATGTTCTGTTAACAGCTATTCTCCTACTCTCTCATTCATTTATCCTATCTTTGCAGATATTTCAATAAACGCGATACAAACCACTGAAAATTACATATAATGGGATTATTTGATTTTTTCAAACGCTCAAAACCTGAAGAAGTAAAAGCCGAGCAGGAAGCTTTAGATAAGGGTTTGGAGAAAACTAAGGAGAACGTTTTCTCTAAACTTACCAAAATGATTGCCGGTAAGTCAACCGTTGATGATGATGTGCTTGATGAACTGGAAGAAATTTTAGTAACATCTGATGTTGGTGTTTCTACCACGCTTAAAATTATTGAACGTATTGAAGACCGTGTTGCCCGCGATAAATATTTAGGCACTTCTGAACTGAATGCTATTCTTCGTGAGGAAATTACCGGATTACTTGAAGAAAACAATTCTGCTGATTTTGATAAATTAAACATCAACGATAATGCCCGCCCTTATGTGATTATGGTTGTTGGTGTAAATGGTGTTGGCAAAACTACCACTATCGGTAAACTGGCGCATAAATTTAAACAGTCAGGAAAAAAGGTTGTTCTGGGAGCTGCCGATACTTTTCGCGCTGCTGCTGTTGACCAACTACATATATGGGGCGACCGAGTAGGGGTACGTGTGGTTTCGCAACAAATGGGTTCAGACCCTGCTTCTGTTGCTTACGACACCTTACAGTCGGCTGTGGCAAATGGAGAAGACGTAGCTATTATTGATACTGCCGGACGTTTACATAATAAAGTGGGTTTAATGAACGAATTAACGAAGATCAAAAATGTAATGCAAAAGGTTGTTCCCGATGCACCGCATGAGATCCTGTTGGTTCTAGACGCTTCAACCGGACAAAACGCAATTGAACAATGTAAACAGTTTACGCAAGCAACTGATGTTAACGCATTAGCGCTAACCAAGCTAGATGGAACTGCAAAAGGTGGCGTTGTGATAGGAATTTCGGATCAGTTTAAAATCCCAGTAAAATATATAGGCGTAGGTGAAGGTATAAACGATCTGCAACTCTTCAATAAAGTTGAGTTTGTGAATTCTTTATTCAAGAATTAAATAATTACGAGTTAAGAGTTACGAGTTGGTCAGATGTAGATTGGTTAACCCGTAACCCGCAACTCGGAACCCGTAATTATGCACATGAGAACAAAATCATTAAAATCTGAAATTAAAGCACAACCCAAAGTAAATGTAATTACCCTTGGTTGTTCTAAAAATATTGTGGATTCTGAAGTGTTGATGGGCCAGCTGAAAGGCAATAGCTTTGATGTAGTTCACGAATCAGAAAAAGTGGGTAAGGATGATATCGTTATCATAAATACTTGTGGTTTTATTGATAATGCCAAACAGGAATCTATTGATACCATTTTGCAGTTCAGTGACCTGAAAGAAAAAGGCAAAGTTGGCAAGGTGATCGTTACCGGGTGTTTATCAGAACGATACAAACCTGAGCTGGAAGCTGAAATTACAAACGTTGATGCCTTTTATGGCACAAATGATTTGAAGCAAATGCTTAGCAACTTAGGTGCTGATTACAAGCATGAGCTGATAGGAGAACGTTTGCTTACTACTCCAAAACACTTTGCGTTCTTTAAAATTGCTGAAGGCTGTAACCGCCCTTGTTCATTCTGTGCTATTCCTTTAATGCGTGGTATGCACGTATCGAAGCCAATTGATGAATTGGTGAAAGAAGCGAAAACACTAGCAAAAAATGGAACGAAAGAGCTGGTTCTAATAGCTCAGGATCTTACCTATTACGGCCTCGACCTCTACAACGAGCGTAAGCTGGCTGATTTACTTCGTAATTTATCCGATGTAAATGGTATTGAATGGATCCGCTTACAATATGCCTATCCTTCACAGTTCCCGATGGACATACTTGATGTGATGAATGAACGCGAAAACATTTGTAACTATCTTGATATGCCTCTTCAGCACATTACCGATAACATGTTGAAGTCGATGCGCAGGGGAATATCTAAGCGCAGAACCATTGAGTTGGTAGATCAAATTCGCCAGCGTGTACCTGATATTGCATTACGTACCACATTGATCTCTGGTTACCCTGGTGAAACACAACAAGACCATGATGAATTATTGGCTTTTGTTGAGCAAACTCGTTTCGACCGTTTAGGTGTTTTCACCTACTCCCATGAAGAGAAAACTCATGCCCATACGCTGGAAGATGATGTAAATGAGGAAGTTAAACAAGAACGACTGGAGGAGATCATGGATATTCAACAAGGTATATCTTTTGAAAAAAACCAGGAACGTCTCAATAAAACTTATAAAGTTTTAATTGATAAAAAAGACGGAGACTAT from Solitalea canadensis DSM 3403 encodes:
- the rpmB gene encoding 50S ribosomal protein L28; translated protein: MSRVCDLTGKSAMNGHNVSNSNVKTKRKFYPNLQLKKFYIPEEDRWITLKVSTSAIKTINKNGISSCIQKFLKKGYI
- the rimO gene encoding 30S ribosomal protein S12 methylthiotransferase RimO; the encoded protein is MRTKSLKSEIKAQPKVNVITLGCSKNIVDSEVLMGQLKGNSFDVVHESEKVGKDDIVIINTCGFIDNAKQESIDTILQFSDLKEKGKVGKVIVTGCLSERYKPELEAEITNVDAFYGTNDLKQMLSNLGADYKHELIGERLLTTPKHFAFFKIAEGCNRPCSFCAIPLMRGMHVSKPIDELVKEAKTLAKNGTKELVLIAQDLTYYGLDLYNERKLADLLRNLSDVNGIEWIRLQYAYPSQFPMDILDVMNERENICNYLDMPLQHITDNMLKSMRRGISKRRTIELVDQIRQRVPDIALRTTLISGYPGETQQDHDELLAFVEQTRFDRLGVFTYSHEEKTHAHTLEDDVNEEVKQERLEEIMDIQQGISFEKNQERLNKTYKVLIDKKDGDYFVGRTEYDSPEVDNEVLIDAREHYVTVGDFCKVKIDRAEDFDLYGTPVK
- a CDS encoding DUF4295 domain-containing protein, with product MAKKVVATLKTGTGKEYSKVITMVRSPKTGAYSFKEVVVHNDHVKDIIANAK
- the ftsY gene encoding signal recognition particle-docking protein FtsY: MGLFDFFKRSKPEEVKAEQEALDKGLEKTKENVFSKLTKMIAGKSTVDDDVLDELEEILVTSDVGVSTTLKIIERIEDRVARDKYLGTSELNAILREEITGLLEENNSADFDKLNINDNARPYVIMVVGVNGVGKTTTIGKLAHKFKQSGKKVVLGAADTFRAAAVDQLHIWGDRVGVRVVSQQMGSDPASVAYDTLQSAVANGEDVAIIDTAGRLHNKVGLMNELTKIKNVMQKVVPDAPHEILLVLDASTGQNAIEQCKQFTQATDVNALALTKLDGTAKGGVVIGISDQFKIPVKYIGVGEGINDLQLFNKVEFVNSLFKN
- the rpmG gene encoding 50S ribosomal protein L33, encoding MAKKGNRVQVILECTEHKESGMPGTSRYITTKNKKNTTERLELKKFNNILRRVTVHKEIK